ACGACCGCGATCCAGAACGGGAACAGCATCAGCAGGCCGACGCCGGCGACCAGGGCGAGCACCAGCCAGCCGCTGACGCCGCGCTTGCGGCGCTTCACCCGGCGCGCGGGGGGCGCGGGAGGTGTCGCCGGGTTCACGACCGCCTTCTCCAGGCTATCCACGGCCATCTTCGAACCCTTCGGAGTTGCGGGTCTGGTAGCGCAGCAGCGCGACCGCGACGACCGAGATCATCAGCGCCAGCACGGACGCCACCGCGGCGCCGTAGCCGACCTTGTTGGTGGTGAAGAAGTTGGCGAACGAGAAGTACGCGGGCACGATCGTGCTGGTGCCGGGCCCGCCTCGGGTGAGCACGAAGATCGGCGCGAACACCTTCAGCGCCGCCACCGAGGTGGTGATCAGCACGACCGCGATCTCCGGCCGGAGCTGGTTGAGCGTGATGGCGCGGAACTGCTGGAGCCAGGTCGCGCCGTCGAGCTCGGCGGCCTCGTACAGGGCCGGGTCGACCCGGGAGAGCCCGGCCATGAACACCACCACGGTGTAGCCGACCTGGAGCCAGACCAGCACGTTCATCACCGCGTAGACGGCCAGGTCGGAGTCGCCGAGCCAGTTCTGCGCCAGGCCGCCGAGCCCGAGGTCGCGCAGGGTGGTGTTGATGATCCCGTACTGCGGTTGGTACATCCACTTCCACAGCACGCCCGCCACCGCGATGGGCAGGATCTGCGGCAGGTAGTAGGTGGCGCGCAGGACACTGGCGACCTTGGTGCCGAACTTCGGGGAGATGTAGTTGAACAGCACCGCCGCGACCACCACCCCGATGGCGGTCGGGAGGATCGCCATGGCCACGATGAACGCCACGCTGTGCCGGAACGAGGCCCAGAACAGCGGGTCGCCCAGCAGCCGCCGGTAGTTGTCGAACCCGATGAACACCGGGTCGCCCACGCCCCGGAAGGAGGTGAGGCTGTACCAGAGGTTCATCCCGAAGGGCACGGCGACGACGGCGAGGAACCCGATCGCGCCGGGCAGGACGTACCACCAGTAGCCGGCCCGGCGTTCGGACGTGCCCTCGCGCGCCCGGCGTGGCGCGGTGGTGCGCATGGCCGTGCCCGCTGAGGCGGTGCGCGACGGGGCTGTGTCTGTCGAGGACATGGCGATCCTTTCGGCCCGGCCGGTCAGGCGGACGGCTTGCCGGCGTCGTAGGCGGCCTTGATCGCCTCCACCACCTGCCGCGGGCTCGCGTCACCGCCGACGAGGTCGGTGGTGTTGGCCAGCAGCACGTCGTTCAGCCCGGCCACCGGCCAGTCGGGGTACCAGGCCAGGCCGCCCCCGTCGCCGGAGAGCAGCTCGGTGAAGCGGTCGCCGACCAGCAGGCCCATCGCCGAGCTCGCCGAGCCTGGCTCGGCCGCGACCGGCACGCCGCCCTTCTTGGCCAGGGAGTTCTGCACCTCGGGTCGCTGGGTGATCTCCAGGAAGTCGTAGGCGAGGTCCTTGTTCTTCGCCTTGGCGGGCACCACCCACAGGTTGCCGCCGGAGCCGGGGTGCAGCTCGTTGCCGGGGAACAGGAACTGCCCGACCTGGAACGTGGGCTGCTCGGCGATCTGCCCGGACCACCAGGTGCCGGAGACGAACATCGGGTACTGGCCGGCGATGAACGCGTTGCCCGCGTCCTGGGCGGGGATGCCGGTGGAGTCGGTGCTGATGTACTTGCGCTCCACCCACTCGCGCATCGTCGTGGCGGCCTTCTCCCACGCCGACCAGTCCGGCTCGCCCTCGAACCGCTGGTAGGCGGCCAGGGACCGCTGGTCCATGTGCGCCAGGGCCAGGGTGTAGAGCAGGTGCGGGCCGGGGTAGTCGGCCGAACCGAGCGCCAGCGGCGTGATGCCCTTGTCGGCGAAGGTCTTCAGCGCGCCCTCGAACTCGGCCGGGGTGGTCGGCACCGGGACGTTGTTCCGGGCGAACAGGTCCTGGTTGTACCAGACGCCGACGTACTCGCCGTAGTTCGTGATCCCGTACCGCTTGCCCGACCCCATCAGCCCGTTGTCGTCGTAGAGGCCGACGTCCTGGGCGGTGTTGTCGAGCTTCCAGCCGCGGGTCTCGGCGACGTCGGTCAGGTCGGTGAGCAGGCCGGCCTCGGCCACGACGCCGGCGGTGGCGTTGCCCTTGAGGTACTCCAGCACGTCGGGGGTGTCGTCGGAGTCGAGGATGAGCCGGCCCGACTGCTGCACCTGCTCGTAGGTCTTGAGCTCCTGCTCGACCGTGACGCCGGGGTGCTCCCTCTCGAAGATCGAGACGGCCTCCTTCCAGGCGGCCGACAGCGCGCTGTCGTCGGTCTCCCACCACCACACCTTGAGCGTGTCGGGGTCCCCCGAGTCACCTCCGCTCGAACACCCGGTCGTCACCAGCGCCAAGGCGGCGGCCACCGCGGTGGCCAGCCGTAGGGGGTGCTTGCGCATGTCGGTCCTCCAGAGTCGCGACGGCGGCGTCGCCTACCGAGGTTTTCTTTGTCGCAACATTAAGGGTGACGTGACTGTAACGCGTCAACCCGCAGCTAGTCACGTTTTTGTCACGCAAGGGGTCTTGCCAGGTAGTTTCGCGGCGGTACTATTGCGCTCCGGTCACCCCGATCTCGACGAGGAGCGCACGGTGCTCGACGCCGCATCGCCCTGGGCACCCCTGCTGCCCTCCGCCCGCCGCGTGACGCTGGAGGTCCTGCTCCACGGCCCGCTGGCCCGGTCGGAGCTGGCGGACCGGTTGGGCCTGTCGACGGCGAGCCTGACCCGGCTGACCAAGCCGCTGGTGGACGCCGGCCTGCTGCGCGAGGTGGACACGCCGAACCCGCGCGGCGGCGGCCGGCCGCTGCAGCCGCTGGACGTCGACCCCGACGTGCAGCGCTTCATCGGCATCAAGCTCGCCGGGTTCCGCGCCTACGGCGTGCTGACCAACCTGCGCGCGGACATCCTCGACAGCGCCTCCGTCGACATCACCGAGCACGACGTGGACGCGGTCGTGGCCAGGATCGCCGACCTGGTCGCGTCACTGGACGACGCGGGACGACCGGTCGCCGCCATCGGCATCGGCATCGGCGGCGTGGTCCACGGGTTCGCCCGCGTCCAGCGCGCCGTGTTCCTGCACTGGAAGGACGTCGACCTCGGCGCGGCGGTCTCCCGGGCGACCGGCAGGCCGACGGTGGTGTCCAACGACCTCGACGCGTTGCTGGAGGCGGAGCACTGGTTCGGCGACGGCCGCGACGTGGACAGCTTCGCCGTGCTCACCATCGGCGCCGGCGTCGGCGGCGGCCTGGTCATCCACGACCGCCTCGTCGGCGGCCCCGACTCCGGGCTCGGCCTGCTCGGCCACTTCCCCGTCGACCCCCTCGGCCCGATCTGCCCCGAAGGGCACCGCGGCTGCGTGAAAGCCCTGCTCACCACCGACGCCATCCAGTCGCAGGCCGCCCTGACGCTGGGCCGGCCCGTCACCTACGACGAGGTGCTCGACCTCGTCGAAACCGGCGACGCCGTCGCCGACCAGATCGTCGGCCGGGCGGCCCACGCGTTCGGCACGCTGATCGCGGCCGTCGCCAACATCGCCCAACCCGAGCGGATCATCCTGACCGGCGAGGGCATCCGCCTCGCCCAGGTCGCCGAAGCCCGCGTGCGGGCCGCCATCGGCCAGTCGCGCCACCCCGAGGCGTCACCGATCGACCTGCGGTTCCTCAACGACGACCCCACGCTCTGGGCCCGCGGCGCGGCAGCCGTGGCGATCCAGCGCACCGTGCTGGCCGTGCTGCCCTTGCGGGCCGGCTGACCCCCATCCCGAGCCTCCCCACCTCTGAGGCAAGGCACGTCCGGAGCCCGAGCACGTCATCGCACCCGCGTCCTGCTCGCGGGCGCGACCGCGGTCCTCGCCACCGCGGCGGCAGGCCGTGTCGACCCGAACCGGCGGCTGCTCAACCGCGACGGCGCCGACTGGACCTACCCGATGCGTCAACCCGCCCACCGGGTTCGCGCAGTTCGTCGAGAAGACCGAGCAGGCCACCGGCAAGCCTGTCGGCTTCTACGCCGTGGACGGCTACGGCGACCGGGAGCCGGACCGTACCGCATGCCGACCCCGGACAGGTTCGAACCTTGCCGGGAGTGCTCTGAAACGGTCCTGGGTCAACCTGAAGTGGTCTTCAGGTCGGGCACCCTGGTTGCGGCATAGTGCTGGTATGCGGGTGTTGGTGGCGGAGGATTTCATCGTCGAGGTGGAATACAGCGGTCTGGACGGACACCGGTTCCGTTGACGGCGGCCGAGGACGGCGGGCTGGACGAGACCGAAGGGGTTGGACACCGATGCGGACGACCGCCTGACCAAGCCGTTTCCCCGCGTGGTACCGGTGGCCCGACCGCGGGCGCTGTTGTGTGCGGGGCGAAGCCCGGAAACACGACCTCGACCTCATCGAGGTCTACACCGGCGCCCTGCGCCGCAAGATCGATACTCCATTCAACCGAGGCACCGTTGTCACCGCCCGCGACATCGGGTACCGACCACCGGGTGCAAGGAGGAGACCAGGTGAACAGGCACTGGCCGCGCTCGCTGCGACTGCCGGTTTCGATCATGGCGGCGTTGGTGATGGCCGTGCCGATAGCCGCCATCGTGGTGCTGGCCGCGAACTCCCTGCGAGATGAGGCAGTCCGGCTCGAAGTCGCGTCAAGTGGATATCGCGCGCTCTGCAGTTCCCTCGGGGAAGAGATCCCGGCGGACAAGAAAAGACCAGACTTGATACCCTGGGTCACCGTCCCGGAATCGCAGGACTGCCTAGTCGGCAGCGAGTTCTTTTCGAAGCAAATCGGCGCGGGGGTCACCGTGCCTGCCAAGCCCGTGCGACCGGAGAACGCAATCCCCCGACAGGTCATGGGCGCCGACTCGACGATGACCTGCCTCGCGGAGTA
This portion of the Saccharothrix syringae genome encodes:
- a CDS encoding carbohydrate ABC transporter permease, whose protein sequence is MSSTDTAPSRTASAGTAMRTTAPRRAREGTSERRAGYWWYVLPGAIGFLAVVAVPFGMNLWYSLTSFRGVGDPVFIGFDNYRRLLGDPLFWASFRHSVAFIVAMAILPTAIGVVVAAVLFNYISPKFGTKVASVLRATYYLPQILPIAVAGVLWKWMYQPQYGIINTTLRDLGLGGLAQNWLGDSDLAVYAVMNVLVWLQVGYTVVVFMAGLSRVDPALYEAAELDGATWLQQFRAITLNQLRPEIAVVLITTSVAALKVFAPIFVLTRGGPGTSTIVPAYFSFANFFTTNKVGYGAAVASVLALMISVVAVALLRYQTRNSEGFEDGRG
- a CDS encoding ROK family transcriptional regulator, whose protein sequence is MLDAASPWAPLLPSARRVTLEVLLHGPLARSELADRLGLSTASLTRLTKPLVDAGLLREVDTPNPRGGGRPLQPLDVDPDVQRFIGIKLAGFRAYGVLTNLRADILDSASVDITEHDVDAVVARIADLVASLDDAGRPVAAIGIGIGGVVHGFARVQRAVFLHWKDVDLGAAVSRATGRPTVVSNDLDALLEAEHWFGDGRDVDSFAVLTIGAGVGGGLVIHDRLVGGPDSGLGLLGHFPVDPLGPICPEGHRGCVKALLTTDAIQSQAALTLGRPVTYDEVLDLVETGDAVADQIVGRAAHAFGTLIAAVANIAQPERIILTGEGIRLAQVAEARVRAAIGQSRHPEASPIDLRFLNDDPTLWARGAAAVAIQRTVLAVLPLRAG
- a CDS encoding ABC transporter substrate-binding protein, with the protein product MRKHPLRLATAVAAALALVTTGCSSGGDSGDPDTLKVWWWETDDSALSAAWKEAVSIFEREHPGVTVEQELKTYEQVQQSGRLILDSDDTPDVLEYLKGNATAGVVAEAGLLTDLTDVAETRGWKLDNTAQDVGLYDDNGLMGSGKRYGITNYGEYVGVWYNQDLFARNNVPVPTTPAEFEGALKTFADKGITPLALGSADYPGPHLLYTLALAHMDQRSLAAYQRFEGEPDWSAWEKAATTMREWVERKYISTDSTGIPAQDAGNAFIAGQYPMFVSGTWWSGQIAEQPTFQVGQFLFPGNELHPGSGGNLWVVPAKAKNKDLAYDFLEITQRPEVQNSLAKKGGVPVAAEPGSASSAMGLLVGDRFTELLSGDGGGLAWYPDWPVAGLNDVLLANTTDLVGGDASPRQVVEAIKAAYDAGKPSA